Within the Corticium candelabrum chromosome 6, ooCorCand1.1, whole genome shotgun sequence genome, the region CCATACTTGAGATCTTCAGGTTCATACATTTTGTACTCAAAACCAATATCTTTAGATATCGCCTCCATCATATCAACAACCATACCAGCGTATGGTCCGTTATGTACCTCTCCGGGAGCAATAGTATTGTTTGGATCCCATATAACAAAAGGGGGCTCCTGCGCAGAATCATAATTTGAGCTCACACTATATCTCAAACTGGCTTACTTACCTTCATTGTAGTAACTCTGAAAACGCCGTTAGCACCGCCACATTGCGTTAGCTGCCTTCTATAACGGCCTGGCCTCTTAACATCATCTCGCAAAGGTATCAAGTCGTGCAACCACTGAGAACTGCTGCTATCGTAAACGCCAATCTTGTGAAACAGAAAAGATATGGTAAAGGTAGACACGTTCATATCAAATTCAATGGCGTACAAACGACTTACTGTCGCAACAACAAACGGGCTAACGTCCAATACGTCATACAACGTTGAGTAAGACCTTTCAAAGGCGTTTTCAAAGTGTATGGTTGCACTAATGCCTTGAAGATTTGCCTTCAACAATAAACATTTACGTTTACTATTACTCTGTGAAATACAGACTACAATTTCATGTTACATAATTGATGAACTGATAAAGAGGTTGTTTCCGTTGATTCAAATATCTCTTTTCATGTCGCAGTAGGTGAGACACAGCAACAAGAGAGTCATAGAAGTCAAGTACTAGCAGCTGTTGCAATAGTCAAAAGTCTAAATTTGACTTCCTATTTTTCTACATTGAATTTGTCATGTACCTGATGCTTGATTGTGACTGGACAGTGCTCGAGATAATAGCACTGGCTCTGTGATGCATCAAGAGAAGGAATGTCTTCTAGGAGGATATCAGATTGTGGGCTGTTAGGTAGTGCTTTCTGCAGGCCGAGTGTTGTTGACTGTAGCATCACTGGTCCTGGTAAAGTACCATGTCGAGTCTGAAATAAATGACAGCAGAAATAAAGGCACACATCTGCAACCTACAGAGCCAGTGCAAAGTGTATCAAACAACTAAAGTAAATGTGGCAGCTTccatgcatccttccaattgTGCACCACTCACCATCAGCCACAGTGCGGGTTCTCTACTTGTAGATAGGAATGTTAAAATCAATTaacaaaatttcaaattgTTGCCACTACTCATGCAATTCAAGAACGTAATGTGAACGTTCATAATGTCACTGATAAGGACACTGCAGTACTTACAATGAGAACCAGTGAATCACTAAACACTCTGCTACACCAATCACACAAGAATACAGCAAGAAATTACATGCACATTCAAAATCAAGGATGGGTCTCAAACTCAGCTAGTAACTACATACTTCCCTGATAAGTTCAATTTGTGCAGCACTCTGTAATCACCAAAAGATTTTAATCTTTGTAAAGATCCTAGAAACTGCAACGTTGCACGTTGTTTTTCACTTAGATTGAGCATTGTAGATTGTGgaagacaagacaagacagcTGAAGTTGTTGCTGTCAAAACTGTGTTCGTGTCAGAACATTTGTGACTTGATCAACAAATTATTGAAGAAGTGGGTCCGACCACCCGGCAAACTTTATCCGTCCACAACCTGCAATGtgacaactaaaaattaaattaattgtaatcCAGAAATTTTGCAGCTTTCACAGATAACTTTCCTTATCAGAGAGTGCACTCAACTTCCATTTCTTGTTTGTACCTCTGCAGCATGTCCTTCTACACCACCAGTTGGGCAGTAACAGTGGTGTACATCAACAAACCCCAATATTGAGGGCCACCTGCTATGGCTATAAGACTAGAGTGTCCAAACCAGATGGCCAAGTGGTCCATGAACTATACTCAACTTCTAAAAATAAGACTTTTACTAACAGGCATTTGGCAAGAACTTCCTAAATGTGGGTTTCAAtgagtaaataaattaactataTTTATGTTTACCGTTATGTGGAACCTACAAAACAGTTAATTGCAGTCTCTTCAAGTAAGATCAATAGCTCTAGGCTTCCCTCCTTTACCACTGAAGTAATAGGTGGGCCCTGCATGGCCAAGTAAGGCGTAGCCCATCCCTCATCTGGTCTGCAGAGACCAGCCCTGTAGACTTTATCAATTGTTTATGTCACATCAACTAAATTTGGTGCACATGGCTCATCAAACCCGCCCTTGAGCAATGCCTCGATCTGCCATTAATAAGTCTTACAGACTGTTTTGTCATGTGAACAAGGTATAAAGTTACCCTGCTGGTTCAGGTGAAGTAATCAATTGTGCATTGCCAGTCAACTGATTGTATGTCACATAGCACTTACACCCCACAATAATTGATGATTACATCACCTGAACCTGGTAACCCTTACACTGTTCAGGTAATTCAtttcttaataaattaattaaaaaactaaACATTCACTCCACTCCCTCATCAATCTAAAAGACAACCACAAACAGCTGACACCTTTGTGTCTGATATAAGTAAGAGGGAGCCCCGTGAGAGTACCCAGTAATACATACCAAGTACATACTTACACTCTTTGTGAGGGTTTCAGTCAGAAGCCATGGAGCAGAGAAACTGTCTGCATTTTCATTTCGAAGATAGAACAACTATGAAAGAGACACGTCATTGCTAAATGTTGCTAATTATCTAGAATCGATAATCAACATGCAAATTACACCTTTGCGACGAGCTGATAACAAATGTAACTATGACAATGAACAAGCACGAAGTCTGCTTCCATGTTTTGGATTCTCCAGTAAACAGTCTCAGGATTCGCTTCCTCATTTAATGTTACGACGTCCATTAGCTGGAATGTCCTGCTGCTACGCATCAACCGTGCAACAAACGTATCATCTGATAACAAAAAGAGTTACTCCCACATAGGGCGTGACATAACTGGTAGTGTCCGCACACTACCACACTAAATCCTAATCACCTTCGCCAACGACCACCGCTGATGTCCATTCCAGTTTTCTAGCTACAACTAGAAGAACTGGAAGCTCCAAACTGTCGGTGTAAGAGAAGCTCAAGTACGACGCACGCGACCCCGTACCTCCGGCGTAATGTGGAGGTAGCGACACAACTGGCGCTGCTAGCTGCGACATGTTAGTAGGCAGGCACGCTGAAGTCAAATGAACGGCCGCAAATTCTTGAACCAGGTCGCACCCTCCGTCTGTATGcataaaacaacaacatgGACGACGCTCTACTACTTCACACGCTCCCGTCATTTcctatctctgtctgtcacttgCCTTCACACCTCTACATACAGCCTATCACCGTCTTTCACCCTCACACGCGTACACACCAACCTATTTCTCACCTGTTGCCTCTACGTCGACGATCTTCAGACTCATTCTCAGTCCGTCCTTGCCACTTTCAGTATCCCGAGCGACCTTGTTGGAAACAGCCTCGACGGCGACGTCAGAGTAGGAACCATCGACGAGGACGTCTGTAAACGGATGCAAGGTAGTGTATCGGATTCGATCAGATTGGAAACCAGTGCAGGTTTACTAACAAGCTAGAGAACTCTTTCTTGAAAGAGACCCCGGTCGAACTGGATCACTGCCGTCGACGTGAGCGAGTACAGCAATCAACAAAAGCGGTGACAACGTACGAAGCAAAGTGGAAAACGAATCCATGTCGTCCGGAGATCCTTGACCGCACACGTACAGTAATAACAATCAGTCTCGTGACAGCACTTCGTAGCATCCGCATGGACCATGACGGcatggcaattaattaaggcattAAAATACATTTGCATATGGACGGCTATGCAACAACATTCGAATTCTGAATATCTAGCTGAGGGCTCTGTGCAATGTACTAGGAATTAAATATAGTATACGTGTAAGCTCACTActcagtggcgtaggaagatttTCACGAGCGAGGGAGCTGTACCcatgtcatcatgagaaaCAACCTcacttgccagaccgtaaacagactAGCAAAAGTCACTAGCACagaaaatttaaatttctACACTGATCAGTACTGAGCGAGGGGGCTTTAGCCCCTCCCATACCCCCGGTTCCTACACGGGTGCTACTGTAGATCGGGTAGTACGACAGCCACTTTCTGACATGAAGTGACAACCAATAACAGCACAACATTATGTAAACGACGAAATTAGACtataatttattgtatatataatttatttattatttttattatttattatttatttatttattaaatttgttattttatatagtttataatttattatatatagaAATGTCTTTCGCTTGTTGTGTGTCATGGATCGAAAGGTTCTCAAGTAATTCAAACTAAAAAACAATATTTCAGTGGAGGTAAACGGAATGATGTTGTTGGGTTGCAATTTGTCAATCCCGGGTATCACAAATTATACTAATAAATTTGACCTACTAGGCTAGACAGCATTGCCACTATTAGAGATGCAGTAAGCCGCTCTGTCTTTTTCAATAATTTTTCTAAAATCCAGTCTGAGCAACAGGTTTCGTACGTAAGGGTCACTAATTACCCTAACTAATTTCagattgtattaattaattagtacagCACGGAATTGCCGTTTTCATGGTGATGGGGCAAATTAAGAAATTGTTGCTTCAGACAAAAGGCAATGGTGCGAgtatttaacttaatttacTATGTAATAGTAACTGTAATCCGTTTGACAACAAGATGTTCAAACCTTGACTACATATTTGTAGAAAACTGTCATACACCTCTTGAATCCTGTTTGCAGGATAATTTTGAAGAAAACTGTGCGGGTTATTTCAGCACATTTTTCAAGCTAATAAAGGGGAGCGTGGATCTGAGCCGTCACTACAGCCAAGCCCCTAGTATCAGCGTGTTATTTGAGCGGTTTGTTGtcaatagacgatatttggggggGGCgaagcttctagagcatgcgcaatctcgaggctagcacgcacctttcgccgatctcgctttacagaaagtccacgtttccgggtctgcttctgaaccgtagatcatcttgccgttgactaggctttgtgagtaagttcactacttaccattttgtgcatcttgtgagagactttgcctgcgcaGAGACGCGTAgaaagccatttcttgagtacggttTCTCGAGgctaagagactgctgttcacgCTGAAgacgcctgattcacactctgaatggatacacgtggagtggaaagacagactactcattgcctagcgatggaagttttatCAGGTGCAGATTTTGcggtaggggaacccattcggggtaaccgaacgtgacggactgtgtggctgaattatatcaatagg harbors:
- the LOC134181066 gene encoding glutamate receptor 2-like, yielding MDSFSTLLRTLSPLLLIAVLAHVDGSDPVRPGSLSRKSSLAYVLVDGSYSDVAVEAVSNKVARDTESGKDGLRMSLKIVDVEATDGGCDLVQEFAAVHLTSACLPTNMSQLAAPVVSLPPHYAGGTGSRASYLSFSYTDSLELPVLLVVARKLEWTSAVVVGEDDTFVARLMRSSRTFQLMDVVTLNEEANPETVYWRIQNMEADFVLVHCHSYICYQLVAKLFYLRNENADSFSAPWLLTETLTKSTRHGTLPGPVMLQSTTLGLQKALPNSPQSDILLEDIPSLDASQSQCYYLEHCPVTIKHQLLVLDFYDSLVAVSHLLRHEKRYLNQRKQPLYQFINYANLQGISATIHFENAFERSYSTLYDVLDVSPFVVATIGVYDSSSSQWLHDLIPLRDDVKRPGRYRRQLTQCGGANGVFRVTTMKEPPFVIWDPNNTIAPGEVHNGPYAGMVVDMMEAISKDIGFEYKMYEPEDLKYGTVDANGVGTGMVGELMRCEADVAAAAFAITATRSKSIHFTKPYIDAGKTLLAYKGEATSSDIWAFLDPFDFTTKLVIVFCFIGVSIIYLILSKISPYNKSLNPEPKGTRRRSGESVSDNSLWFFYTTAMQQGPDHIPSLSGKIIVAGWFFFCLVIIATYTANLAAFLTVKSFAEGIHSMDDLAKQTEVVYGTVKDTSITEFFKNSPVDVHQRMYAFMTTTDGALVDTAEEAYSRVQLQNKGPYVFIWDEPILDYVASRNPCKSQVVGRAFNSQGYGLALPLNMPYQLNFSLAILKLRESGLIDGLKDKWLQAGDCDTSSNAKELTDAEEVRLSDLVGVFIILGTAIVLSIVLAFVECLWWKRKKEAAVNVSVNGDVNVSVNGDVQKMKYSAKNAATRDQESLRGDD